The genomic DNA CCAAATAGAACGTTTTTTGTTTAGATTCTGACATATACTGATATAACAATTCTGGGACAGAAACTGACGGTATTTGTTCATGGCTAGCTTCATAATCAGCTTCGTTAGTAAGGGTAGAAGGTTTAATTACAAGTGATTGCAATAGCTCCTTTGCTGGGTGTTTTGTAATTGTTAAATATTTTGCATATTCTAATATGTTATAGAACTGCTTTGTAGGATAATCGCTATTATAGATGCCGGGGCCTGGATACTTCTCTGGTTTACTGTTAGCCTCTATAAACCAGATTTGATAATCTTTATCGATGGCAATATCAAGACCCATTTCTGCCATTGGACCAAGCTCTCTTTCAATAATCTGTGAGATTTCGATAGCAACTTGATTGATTTGTGTTTGTGTGGGAAGGAGGGCACTATGGCTACGAAAATGTTCGTAGTAGTCTTGATAGTACATATCATCGGAGTCTAGGGTTGTAATGTAGGAATTCTCCCCAGCGATATTAACGTGGCGATAAACGGCCTCCCATTCACCTGCGCTGTTTTTTTGCGTTAATACACGAATATCGGTAGGTCGATTTTCGTAGTGTAGTAGATTGATTCCCTGTTGGATCAAGTATCTTTTATCTGGAAGTATTAGTGTCTCAAGTAAAGTTAGAACCTCCTGTAAGCTCTCTAAATGTAGCGCTTTTAGACCTAGATTATTGTCGTAGTAGGTTACTTTATACTGGTCAGATTTCTCGATGGTAATGATTTCACGTCCGCGACTACCATAAAATGATTTAATAAATAGTAATGAATAGCGTTCTAGCATGCAAGTGATGTCAGCCAATTCTTTATATTCTATGGTCTCTGGTAAGTATGGTTTAATGAAGCTGTATTTAGAAAGTGCTTTATAAAGCTGCCATTTACCCAAGTAATGTAAGCTATTAATCTTTTTTATGGTTTTGTCATAGCTAAATTGCTGACGGATATGCTTAACCAGTGCTTTGTGTTCTGGTTCAAATGAAGCACCCCGATCATATAAAACATCAGGCATTGGGTACCATTTCTTGTGCCATGTTTTTGTGTTTATATTGTAGCTATAACCGTGGATTATACAATCAAACCAATTGATATCGTTTACTGAAAAAAAGTAGGTGACACATTTGGAATGCTCATTAGCAAGCATATGATTTTGGATTAGAGTAGGTGTCTCCTCTCCCTGTTCAAGCTCCTGTATGTACCGTGTATTTAAAAACACACCAACAACAGGCCCCAGATGGATTTTGTCATCTTTTTTCCAAATATGCAATTGCATATCTTCGTATAAAGACAGATGTTCTAGAAGTAAACTCGGTATTTGTAAGCTGTGAGCAAGCTGCTCAGCACTTGACGTATTCTGTTCGTAGGAAAAGCTAGCTTCTGTGTGAAGCTTTCCAGCTACTAATGTATAGGTTTCATGTTCTTCTAATCCAAGCTGGTTAAATAATGATGGGGGAAGAAGGCAGTGAGAAACCGTTGCATCTGTAAATGTTAAGCGTTTTAAATTAACAAGCATAAACTCACTCCTAATGCTTTGTTCAATGTATAGCCAATACTTTAGTATATGAAGCAGCTACTGATTACGGTTGGGCAAACATACAAGCAAGCGACTAAATTAGAACGTATAATAAAGAAACTTTAGTTGCATGTGAACATAAGGAGTTGAATTCATAATGTCGATGCCGAAAATTCCAAATATCACTCCAGATATACGTTTAGACCGTGATGATGTAATCAATATCCTGTTAGCATCAATTGCCTTTGAGGAGTTAGCATTAGCTCATGTAATAAATGCTGAAGCGGAGAAGCTTCAATCTGTACTTGGTACGCTCCATGGGCAGCGAGTCAAACAACAAAGACTAGAAGACTTATTACTAGTCAATAAGAGTGTGAATAAAATACTACGGGATACGATTAAGAAAGAAATGCTACTTCAATTTAAGCTAGAGGATTGTCTAGAATTAATTGAAAAAGAGGACGATGATGACGAAGGGTGAAATTATAATAGGTGAAGGTAGATAACTCTTCCTTCACCTAACTATTTCAAAGTAGAGGTTATTTGTTTTTTATACATTTTTCTATTCATAATAGTCGATAATTGCCTGCGTCATAGCTTCAGCCATTTTCTGCTGGTAAGCTGGGTCGATTAGCTTGGCCTCATCCTGTCTGTTAGAGAGAAAACCTAGCTCCATAAGCACTGATGGGAAAGGGTTATGCTGCACAACAACAAAAGACTGCTCCTTTACACCTAGCCACCTAGTTCCAATTGCTTCAGATACATGCGAGCCAAGCAGTAGTGCAAGCTCTCTACTTTGAAACGAGTGTGGACTGCCATCGTAATAGAAAGCTGCTGTCCCATTTATAGATAGGTCAGCCGGGAAATTATCAGCATGAATACTAATAAAGAGATCTGCTTCAAAGTCACAGGTGATATCTAGGCGCTTCATTAAATCCTTATAGGTTTCGTAATACTTGCCTTGATATACAGTGTTGTCATCGTAGCGGGTCATGCTGATAACAGCTCCAGCGTCTTCGAGAGCTGCCTTTAATAAATATGCTACGTTAAGATTGAAATCCTTCTCTAGCACACCCGATTGTCTACCATAGGTACCTACCTCTGAGCCTCCGTGGCCAGGGTCAAGCATTATCCGTTTACCTTTAATGCCACGATTGCTAATATCTATTGTCAATGAGCTACTATCACTAAAAACCTTCCACGTTACGGATTGTTTTGCTTCAATAATAATATCCTGTGGCCTACGTTGTATTTCAGTAATTTTAGCTGAATTATTTATATCTAAAGCATTATATTCTATTGAGACATCGTTTGTGAAGCTTAGTATTAACTGATTTTCCTCGATAGTAAAGCTATAATCAGGTCGTCCGCTGGTAATGAATTTTAATTGCTGGCGGTCATCTAATTCAAGCAAAGCGGCTTGATACACAACGGGAGTAAAGGACAAGGTATAACTAGTTTCAGTATCCTGTATTAGTGTTGCATAGGTCCAACCACGAGTGAAAACTTCCAGCTGATTTGAAAATGTTCTGAATAATGGGATGTCAAAATGATTCAAATCGAAAATACTATTAGGTAGTAACATGTTGTTAAAATAAATGGTATACTTACCGTTATTATTATCACTCAAAACAGCTTCAAATGGTGTGTTTGATGTAAGCTTTAACGAGTTATTATTGATAATTTCTAGATTAATACCAGAACGGTCTATAGCCAATAATTCAATTGCGGGTGTAATGAACCTCTTGCTGACCCAGCCTATGTTTCCGTTATAAGAAACCTGATACCATGTGGAGTGTTCGCCGATAATATCTAGTTGCTCACCCTTTGATACAGTTGCTAGTATGGCAGAGTTCCAATTTGTATTTGGGTGAAGTCGAATATTTAAAGTACTAGCATTAACTATACCCGATTTAACAAGTGCATTATAATCATATTGTAGTGCGTTGTTATATTCGTACAATAGGTTTTCGAGAGTACTAATTCCCAGTGGAGCTAATGCTCCATGATTACTTGATTCTAATTGATTACTAGGCAAGCTGTCGTTGTAATGGTTTGGGAAGGTTTGCTGGACAACCTGTGAGCCGATTATGAATACTGTTGCAACAGAGAGAACAACAAATAAAAAGTATCGTATCATGGTGAATTGGTAGCCTCCTAACAGATGTTAGTATTAACGTATTTTCGAAGCTTTTATACTTTGCGTAATTAAATTGTATTATAATTAGCGCTATTTGTAATTATAATTAATATGGTTGCTATTATATTCTTGTAGTTTTAGAATATATTAAACGAATGATATGTTATAATATTTCTCATACTATCTAACCTTTTAGAAAGGGAGTTTAACACATGGTTTCTGAAAAGCTAACACTATGGCAAAAAAATAAAACCTTGCTACGCATTATTACTGTGGAAAAAGGTAAGGGTCATCAAGTACACGTGGGAAATGTTTTATATGCTGACGAACAGAGTGGAAGCTTTCTCTTCTACGATTTGGATCAAAAGAAAAATTATAATTTTTCAATGAACGAAATAGAAGATATACAGCCATATGAAAAACCACCTACAAATGCTCCTGCAAAACAATTACAAAAGCAATTTAATAAATCAGCACCCAAGATAGAAGAGTTTAAGGAAGACGTTAGGGATGAAGCTATCGCACTTATTAAAAGCTTGCCCTCTAGCAAATTGTATGCGTTAATACCGTTGTTACAATTATTAAAGAATTCAGACGCAAAAAAATAACTATCCGCAGCAATAAGCTTACTAATGCGTAATTTAAACATAATTTGTGAAATAAGAGTGTGATAATTGTGACGTAATATTGTCTAAATAACAAAATTCATATTTTTTTCACAAGTTTACGATAGCATTTTATTGATATCATAAGCGAACCTTGAGGGGGCACATTTTTAATGAAAAAAAATATTTATCAAAAGCTGGGATGTTCAGTGATAGCTATAGCTATGCTATTAAGTCTGTTAGCAGGCCCAGCGATAGTTTTTGCACAAGAGCAAGACGATTTTACCTTTGAAAGTATAATGTTATCAATTCGACCAGAGTTTGATCATCCGCCAGGTTGGTTTGATTCAGAGATTCCAGCAGTGTTAGTTATTAACATTGCAGACGTTGTAAACAACACAAATGAACCGATTACAACATTGAGTTACCCAGCACCTATTGATGAACCTAATTTTTTCGTCTATGCTGTAGGTCAGATGCGAACAGATCAAGCGGGTAGGTATTTCCCAGCACCTCACGTGTTGTCGGACGGGCATATTCACCTAGACTTAAGGGATTATCCAATCATGCCCAATGAGGATTATAGATTAACTGTTCAATATTATTACAACCCATTCACTATTGATGGAGCCAGAAAATCTTTTGACTTTGAGTTTGCGCCAGAATTTAATGCTGAAGAGGTTAGGGTTGATTTGCAAATTCCACCAGCAGGAAGAAATGCTAGAGTTGAGCCTGCTGAATATGCCCTTAGGGATGTTACGCACACAAATGTAAATGTAGATAATCCAATAACAATAGATATAGCATATGACAAAGCAGATAACAGACCTACAAACCTGCCACAAAATCAAGGTGGACAGGCTAGGGAAGGCGATAATATGTTAATTGGCTTTGTAGCACTAATGATTATTATTGGTTTTGTATTTTTTCTAGTATTAAAGAGTAAGCCAAGTGAGAAGCAGGATAGAAAAACTCGCAAACGTAATCAAGAGCAAGAAGTAATTGAGAAACAACCAAAGAAACAAGCAAAGCAACAGCCAAAACAGCAAGCAGCGAACAACGAAGAAAAACCAAGAAAAGCAGTTGCCAAGTCGAAACCTAAAATGCAGGTTGCAGATGCATCGCAGGCCCAGAAAGATCTTAGGAAAAAACTTATAGCTGGCGAGATCGATGAAGAAACATATAAAGCAGAAATTAAAAAATTAAATCAATAAGCTGGTTTAGGTAAAATACTGAACCCTAGCTGTGGGGAATTTATTTTGGATTTGCGAGCGCATAAAAGCATCTAATTCTGCCGCTTGTTCATTGTGGTACAGCCATTTTCCGCGCCCATATTTACCCCATTTGTATTTGCGTGTTTCCTCATTCATATCGAGTTTTGTGTTAGGAAAACGTTCAAGTATTACTTTCTTTGCTGCTTTAGTAAATCTATATTGTATTAGCTCGAAGGTTAGGTCCTTGATCGACGAAGGATCTAGCCTTCTTTTTAGTTTATTGAACATGTCCTCATAATCATCCTGCCAGCCCTCATAATGCATTATAGGCGCTAAGATAAAGCCAAGGGGATACCCAGCGCTAGCTATCTTCTCGGCAGCTTCAATCCGTTCATCAAGGGTTGCGGTCATTTGTTCGAAATTACGAATAACATAGCTAGAATTAAGACTAAACCTAAACCGAGTATGATCATTATGCTCAAGCTTAAGTAACGAATTTATATGAGCGAATTTAGTAACAACACGTAATCGACCGTATTTTGATTTAGCAAAAAAGTTAATCGCTTTTTTTAGTGAGCCAGTTAGATGCTCTACACCTACTGGGTCGGAGCTACTTGCAGCTTCAAAAAAGGTCAGTCTAGGTGCCCTCTTTTCAATGTGTTGGTTGATATTATCTAATATTTCATCTGTGTTGACATAGACACGAATATATGGTTTTTTTCCCATAGTTGTTTGTAGATAACAGTAATGACAGCTACCAATACAACCAGTCGACATTGAGAACTGGTAGTTTGCTGAGGGTTTGCATATATCAAGTTCCATAGATTTTTTCACACCAACCACTATAGTACGTTTAGCATTTCTGTATGCATCTATTGGATTTTTACCAGGAATACCAGTTACTCTGTTATGTGAGGGTATCATTTCGACAGGAACGCCTACGTCAGGCAATTTTTTGAATAAGGTACGACCAAGTGAATATTCAAGAGCTTCTGCTTCAAAATAGGCCCTCTCAGGCTTAAAGTGTTTCAGAATAATTCCTCCAATACTTTACACCAAGCGACTTACTTGGCATAATAGTTTATAGTATCAAGTTTAGGTATATTTTTATCATGGGGAGGCTTTTTTATGTCAACATCAAAAAAACGTAGTAATGAACCAGTAATGTCTAAAAAGAAAAGAAGAAGGGTTAATATCATGAGAGTGGTAATGATAATTGTAATAATTATGATTTCTGTAGGACTAGTTGGAGGCTCTTTCTTGTTTTTATTTTAAGCATTAACATTTTATTTTAAGCTTCTATATTTTTTATAATAAGCTTCTACTATTGAAGCTTTTTTATTTTATAAAAAATGTGTGAAATAGTCGGAATTTGTGTGTGGTTGGTGTGTTTACTGTTGTATTAGTTATGATTAACAGTTATAATACAGTTGTAAACAAAAGGGATATTATTATATTTATAAACAAAAATTAAATGAGACAGGTAATAAGCGGAGGTGCAGTATGCCAACAAAACACGAACAAATTCTTAAATATATCGAAGACCTTCCTGTAGGCAACAAAATTTCTGTGCGTCGAATTGCTAAGGATTTAGATGTCAGTGAAGGAACAGCTTACAGAGCAATCAAGGAAGCAGAAGCACAGGGGTATGTTAGTACAATAGAGCGTGTTGGTACAGTTCGTATAGAAAAGAAGCAAAAGAAAAATATTGAGAAGCTTACATTTGCAGAGGTTGTAAACATCGTTGATGGCTCTGTACTTGGGGGGCGTTCAGGACTTCATAAAACACTACATAAGTTTGTAATCGGCGCCATGGAAATTGACGCTATGCTTAAATATGTTGACCCTGGTAGCTTATTAATTGTAGGTAATAGAAATGAAGCGCATAAAGTAGCTATTAAGCAAGGAGCTGCAGTTCTTATTACAGGTGGATTTGAAACAACTGAAGAGATAAAAAGGCTAGCTGATGAATTCGAGCTACCGATAATCACTTCAACCTATGATTCATTTACGGTGGCTTCTCTAATTAATCGGGCAATTTACGATCGATTAATTAAAAAGGAAATTGTCCTAATTGAAGATATATTGTCTAAAAGTGCAGAAATTAGCTATTTGTCTATATACGATACTGTTAAGGACTATAGTACACTCGCAGAAGCCTCAGAGCATAGCCGTTTTCCTGTAGTTGATGAGGTCATGCGTGTGCAAGGGATTGTCACTCCAAAGGATACTTTAGGACAAGAAGAAGATATGTCTATAGAAAAGGTTATGACTAAAAATCCGATTACTGTTGCTATGAAAACATCTGTCGCATCGGCTGCCCATGTTATGGTTTGGGAAGGGATTGAATTATTGCCAGTTGTCGAGAATAGAAAGCTAGTTGGGGTCATCAGTAGGCAAGACGTAATCAAGGCATTGCAGTACATTCAAAAACAGCCGCAAATTGGACAGACTATCGAGGATATTGTACTGTCTAACTTTACAGAAGAAAAAGTAGATGATCGATCTATCCGCTTGCATGGTGAAATAACACCACAAATGTCAAATCAGCTAGGTGGAGTTTCCAGTGGTGTGCTTATGATGCTGATTACTGAGGCTGGATATTCAGCATTGAGAAAAACAAAAAATAGCGACTTAGTAGTGGAAAATATCGTTATTTACTTTTTAAAGCCTGTTCAAATTGATGTGAATTTAACTGTAAAATCGCGGGTTATCGATAGTAGTAGAAAGTTTGGTAAGGCTGATATAGAAGTATATCATGGTGAACAATTAGTTTGTAAATCATTATTAACAGCCCAGGTTTTAGAAAAGTAAGCTAAACACAATAAACGAAAGTCAAAAAAAGTCAAACAAAGTCAAAAAAATATCTCTATAAATGTATATAAAAGACAAAATGTTGGCAACCATAATAAATCATTTTTTTAATTAATTGGATAGTGATGAAAAAAACGGAAATAAGCACTGTGACTATATTGCTGACATGGTGTTATTGGCGCTAATGCCTAGTGAATCACTAGTAAATTGAACTGTTATACATACAAGCGCATACCTGTATCATATACAAAAAGAGCATGACCTATCTGGTTATGCTCTTTTAATTTGCATAAAGACTATATTACTATTTTGAATTCATATAAACTACATCTAACAACGCACTATTGGTCAGACCATCAATAGATAGCAATTATTTAACAATCTATGTTATATTAACTAGTGAAATGAGACGGTTATAAATGCCTATACAAAAGGGAGGATATATATGAACCAAAAACTTATTAATGAATTGATTTCTGCAATTGGTAGTGATAATGTACTATATGAGGACGCTGACTTAGTTAGTTATTCTTATGATGCGACACCTGACATGCCTAGTCAACAACCTGATGCAGTAGTGACGCCTGAGACAACAGAGCATGTAATCGAAATTGCTAAGATTGCGGATAAGTACAATATCCCTATCTATACTCGTGGAGCTGGCACAAATCTCAGTGGTGGAACAATTCCGATAGATAAAGGTATTGTACTGCTGATGGTGAAGATGGATAAAATCATCGAGGTTGATGCTGAGAACTTAACTGCAACAGTTGAACCAGGAGTAATTATTCAAGATTTAAATGATGCAGTATCGAAGCATGGGTTAATCTACCCACCTGACCCAGGGACTGTTAAGACAGCTACTATGGGCGGCAGTGTTGCTGAGAACTCAGGTGGCTTACGCGGTCTTAAATACGGTGTGACGAAGCATTATATTATGGGCTTAGAAATCGTACTTGCTGACGGTAAGTTAGTAAAATTCGGCGGGAAAACAGTTAAAAATGTTACTGCCTATGATTTCGTAAAGTTATTTACAGGTTCTGAAGGTACTTTAGGAATTATTACAAAAATTATAGTTAAATTAATACCTGCACCAGAGACTAGAAAAAGCATGTTAGCTTCTTTTAAAACACTAGATGATGCTGGTAATGCTGTTTCTAGTATAGTTGCTGGTAAAGTAATACCTGCAACCCTTGAGATTTTAGATAATACAACAATTAATGTTGTTGAAAACTATGTTAAGGCAGGTCTGCCAACGGATGCTGAGGCAGTGTTGCTGATAGAGGTTGATGGTATTCCTGAGGTTGTAGAGAAGGAAGCTAAGGTTGTAGAGGAAGTTGTCAAAAACAACAATGGAGATATCCAAATTGCTCAGACAGATGCTGAAAGAGATAAGCTGTGGGCTGCTCGTAGAGCTGCATTACCTGCGTTGGCGCAAGTTAGTCCGACAACTGTACTAGAGGATGCAACTGTTCCTCGTAGTGAGATTACCGCTATGTTGCGTGAACTGAAGCGCATAGCTGAAAAATATGATTTGAGGATTGGAACCTTTGGTCATGCGGGAGACGGAAACTTACATCCTACAATCCTTACAGACGAGAGAAATGAAGAAGAAATGAAACGTGTTCATAAGGCAGTTGATGAGATTTTCGAAGCTGCACTTAAATTAGGAGGAACACTGACGGGTGAGCATGGAATTGGTATGGCAAAAATGCGCTACCTCGGCTGGGAATTAGGAGAAGAAGGTCTAGAGGTTATGAGGAAGGTCAAAGAAGCACTTGATCCGAAATACCTGTTAAACCCAGGCAAAATGGTTCAGAGGAGTGAGTAATGTGGCCCAATATTTACTAGAGCAACTAGATGAAGATATCATCAAATGTATGAAATGTGGTAATTGCCAGGCTGCTTGCCCTATTTATAAAGAAACAAAAATGGAAGGTGATGTAGCAAGGGGTAAAATTCAGCTTGCAGCGGCTGTGTTGAAAGGTAAACTAGGCTATTCAAAAAGTCTTGAGAAGAGACTATTAAATTGTTTAACCTGTAAAGCATGTTCAGTTACCTGTCCTTGTGGTGTAGATTGCACGAAGATTATTATTGCAGCAAGGCAGGCGTTGGTTGCTCAGCGCGGTCTACCAAAGGTGAAAAGAGCAATTTTTGAGCTTGTGAAACGACCAAAGCTATTTGATGTTTCTATGAAAACAGGGGCTGTCTTTAGTCCGATAGCCATAGATAGGAAGGGTAAGCTTAGGTTTCCTATATTAAATACGAAGAAGGTATACCCTAATCTAGCGACTAAACCGTTCCGTGATCGTTATCCAGAGGCGAATAAAGCAACAGAGAAAGCTAAAGAAGCAGCAAAAAAGACTATGAAAGTTGCTTTGTTTACAGGCTGTTCAATAAATTATATATATCCTAACGTAGGAAAATCGTTAGTCGATATTTTAAATGCTAATGGAATTGACGTTGTTATACCTAAGGATCAGCATTGCTGCGGTGCGCCAGTGTATATACATGGTGATCGTAAATCTGCTACAGAGCTAGCAAAATCTAACGTCAATGTTATGAAAAAATATGACGTAGATGCAATAATTACGGCCTGTGGTACGTGTGGAAGTCAGTGGCAAAAGTATTTTCCAGAGATGCTAAGTGGAGATGAACTTGAGTCTACGGCCAAGGAGATTGGAGCAAAGGTTTACGATATAGCATACTTCTTAACAGACGTTATAAAGTATAATCCTGAAAATCTAGGACCAGTTAATCGCACGGTAACATATCACGACCCTTGTCATTTAAAACGCGGTATGGGTGTTCATTCTGAACCTAGGGAGCTATTAAAAAGTATTCCTGAACTAAAATTTGTTGAGATGCAGAATGCTGATCGCTGCTGTGGTGGTGCAGGTTCATTTAGCTTAACACACTTTGATTTGTCGATGGATATACACAAGACTAAATCTGATGCAGTCGCCAAGTCTGGTGCTGATACCATAGTTACTGGATGTGGATCTTGCATGATGCAATTTGCAGATGGGAACGATCAGATAAAATCAGAGCTTCCAATCATGCATACAATGGAAATTTTAGCTGAATCATATCGAAATAAAGAGAAATAGAAACTATAAATTAGACATAATTATATAGAGAAAAATGGATAGGATTAACTATGGAAAAGAGAAGGAATACAAAAGGCTAAAAAGGCTAATGATAATACTGGAAAAGTAGCTAAATGGGATTTTTCTCAGCTAATGAATAATCTGAAATTAGAGGCAGGAAATCTTTAGGTAGATGTAGAAAAAAAAGAGAACTGCAGAAGCATTAGCAGACGAGTTACGATGTTAAGGAGGTGTTAATGGGAGAAAATAGAAAAAGAGAAGAAGTCAACAAGTAATATAGTTAAGAAGGAACAGAGAGAAAAAGACAAAGAGAAACACAAAAAGAAAGACAAGAGCATCAATAGACAAAACACCAGAGAGTAGTAAGACTATAAGAAGTACACAATATTGAGGAGGTTAAAGCATGTATGCATTGTTAGCAACAGCACCTATTATTACGGTATTTATTTTCTTAGTTGTTCTAAGATGGCCAGCTAAGTATGCTATGCCAGTAGCGTTAGCGGTTACGTCGATTTTGGCTTTAACAGTTTGGGGTACTACAGGAACAGTTGTAGCAGCTTCTATTATCCAGGGTGTGTATGTAGCAATTTCATTACTATGGATTGTATTTGGAGCAATCTTGCTATTAAACACACTACAGAACAGTGGAGCAGTTAGTACAATTCGTCGTGGGTTTATGGATATTACTGACGACAGAAGAATCCAGGTTATCATTATCGCTTGGATGTTTGGAGCATTTATTGAAGGGGCTGCAGGCTTCGGTACACCAGCGGCAATCGCAGCACCATTACTTGTTGCTATAGGTTTCCCAGCGATGGCAGCAGTTACAATGGCGTTAATTATCCAAAGTACACCAGTATCCTTCGGGGCTGTTGGTACACCGATTTTAGTAGGTGTTAACAGTGGTCTTGATACTGAGGCTGTAAGAGAAGCTGTAGCTGCAGCTGGTATGGAATGGTCTGAATATTTGTACCAAATTGGTGTGAATGTTGCGGTATTCCACGGATTAATTGGAATTTTCATTCCGTTATTCTTAGTAATGTTATTAACTAAGTTCTTTGGTAAAAACAAAACAATTAAGGAAGGCTTAGAGGCAGCTCCTTTCGCTATCTTTGCTGGACTTGCGCTAACAGTTCCTTATATGGCAGTAGCATATCTATTAGGACCTGAATTCCCATCATTACTAGGTGGATTAATTGGATTAGGTATCGTTGTAATTGCAGCAAAGAACAAGTTCTTAACTCCAAAAACTTCTTGGGATTTTGCTCCTAAGAACGAGTGGGATAAGAAATGGTTTGGAACAATTGAAATTGATGCTGGTGCAGAAAGACCTGGTATGACTTTAACTAAAGCTTGGATTCCTTACGTATTAGTTGGTGCTTTCCTTGTTATTAGTAGAACTGTGCAACCGATTACAGAAGCATTTACATCTGTAAACTGGGTAATTAGTGATATCCTTGGCACTGGAATTTCCCAAGGCTGGCAGCCAGTTTATTCGCCAGGTGGAATTTTCGTCATGGTTATCTTCTTGACCTTCTTTATTCAAGGCATGAAGTGGAAAGAGATGAGTGCAGCGATTTCTACATCTGCTAAGACTGTATTAGCAGCATCTGCAGCATTAGGATTTGCTTTACCAATGGTACGTGTATTCATTAACTCTGGTATGGGGTCTGATCTTCAAAGCATGCCTCTAGAGTTAGCAGCTGGAACAGCAGCTCTTGCTGGTGGTGCATGGCCGTTCTTCGCTTCAATTATTGGAGCTCTTGGAGCATTTATTGCAGGTAGTAATACTGTAAGTAACATGATGTTCTCGTTATTCCAATTTGGTGTA from Desulfuribacillus alkaliarsenatis includes the following:
- a CDS encoding L-lactate permease, whose amino-acid sequence is MYALLATAPIITVFIFLVVLRWPAKYAMPVALAVTSILALTVWGTTGTVVAASIIQGVYVAISLLWIVFGAILLLNTLQNSGAVSTIRRGFMDITDDRRIQVIIIAWMFGAFIEGAAGFGTPAAIAAPLLVAIGFPAMAAVTMALIIQSTPVSFGAVGTPILVGVNSGLDTEAVREAVAAAGMEWSEYLYQIGVNVAVFHGLIGIFIPLFLVMLLTKFFGKNKTIKEGLEAAPFAIFAGLALTVPYMAVAYLLGPEFPSLLGGLIGLGIVVIAAKNKFLTPKTSWDFAPKNEWDKKWFGTIEIDAGAERPGMTLTKAWIPYVLVGAFLVISRTVQPITEAFTSVNWVISDILGTGISQGWQPVYSPGGIFVMVIFLTFFIQGMKWKEMSAAISTSAKTVLAASAALGFALPMVRVFINSGMGSDLQSMPLELAAGTAALAGGAWPFFASIIGALGAFIAGSNTVSNMMFSLFQFGVATEIGVPQSIIVAVQAVGGAAGNMITVHNVVAASATVGLMDREGEIIRKTLIPLAYYLFMAGVLTIVAIAMGFGVNLPM
- a CDS encoding (Fe-S)-binding protein, whose product is MAQYLLEQLDEDIIKCMKCGNCQAACPIYKETKMEGDVARGKIQLAAAVLKGKLGYSKSLEKRLLNCLTCKACSVTCPCGVDCTKIIIAARQALVAQRGLPKVKRAIFELVKRPKLFDVSMKTGAVFSPIAIDRKGKLRFPILNTKKVYPNLATKPFRDRYPEANKATEKAKEAAKKTMKVALFTGCSINYIYPNVGKSLVDILNANGIDVVIPKDQHCCGAPVYIHGDRKSATELAKSNVNVMKKYDVDAIITACGTCGSQWQKYFPEMLSGDELESTAKEIGAKVYDIAYFLTDVIKYNPENLGPVNRTVTYHDPCHLKRGMGVHSEPRELLKSIPELKFVEMQNADRCCGGAGSFSLTHFDLSMDIHKTKSDAVAKSGADTIVTGCGSCMMQFADGNDQIKSELPIMHTMEILAESYRNKEK
- a CDS encoding FAD-binding oxidoreductase — encoded protein: MNQKLINELISAIGSDNVLYEDADLVSYSYDATPDMPSQQPDAVVTPETTEHVIEIAKIADKYNIPIYTRGAGTNLSGGTIPIDKGIVLLMVKMDKIIEVDAENLTATVEPGVIIQDLNDAVSKHGLIYPPDPGTVKTATMGGSVAENSGGLRGLKYGVTKHYIMGLEIVLADGKLVKFGGKTVKNVTAYDFVKLFTGSEGTLGIITKIIVKLIPAPETRKSMLASFKTLDDAGNAVSSIVAGKVIPATLEILDNTTINVVENYVKAGLPTDAEAVLLIEVDGIPEVVEKEAKVVEEVVKNNNGDIQIAQTDAERDKLWAARRAALPALAQVSPTTVLEDATVPRSEITAMLRELKRIAEKYDLRIGTFGHAGDGNLHPTILTDERNEEEMKRVHKAVDEIFEAALKLGGTLTGEHGIGMAKMRYLGWELGEEGLEVMRKVKEALDPKYLLNPGKMVQRSE